One stretch of Variovorax sp. 54 DNA includes these proteins:
- a CDS encoding hemolysin family protein, with protein sequence MDVFLLALLTTLNAVFAMSEMALSTSRRARLAALAETGDTGAEAALKLMESPTQFLSTVQIGITSIGMLSGIVGEAAFAAPLAVWMESVGMGAGTASIVSTAVVVTCITFFTIIFGELVPKRIGQLYPEPVARFVSRPMRSLAKGAKPFVWLLAGATATMLKVLRIDANAARSVTEEEISASLEEGVDAGVIEQHEHQMVRNVFHLDDRRLSSLMIPRADIEWLDASHTVAQALQKVADAAALNLVHSWYPVCRNSLDDVVGVISVAHLLRLGSAHTGAVGQEATPAVFVPETLTGMELLEQFRTRAGRLVFVVDEYGVVQGLMTPRDLLEAITGELQPGMQADAWAHQRADGVWELDGLMPVSELRARLGIRELPDEERGRYNTVAGLLMSVSGHLPAVGEHIDCAGWCFEIVALEGRRIDRILASPDPASPQEN encoded by the coding sequence ATGGATGTCTTCCTGCTGGCCTTGCTGACCACCCTCAATGCGGTGTTCGCAATGTCCGAAATGGCCCTTTCCACCAGCCGCCGCGCACGCCTCGCGGCCTTGGCCGAAACGGGGGACACCGGGGCCGAGGCCGCGCTGAAGCTGATGGAATCGCCCACGCAATTCCTCTCGACGGTGCAGATCGGCATCACCTCCATCGGCATGCTCAGCGGCATCGTGGGCGAAGCCGCCTTTGCGGCGCCGCTTGCCGTGTGGATGGAAAGCGTGGGCATGGGCGCCGGCACCGCCAGCATCGTGTCGACCGCGGTGGTCGTGACCTGCATCACCTTCTTCACCATCATCTTCGGCGAGCTGGTGCCCAAGCGCATCGGCCAGCTGTACCCCGAGCCGGTGGCGCGTTTCGTGTCGCGCCCCATGCGCAGCCTCGCCAAGGGCGCCAAGCCCTTCGTGTGGCTGCTGGCCGGCGCCACCGCCACCATGCTGAAGGTGTTGCGCATCGATGCCAACGCCGCGCGCTCGGTCACGGAAGAAGAAATCTCGGCCAGCCTCGAAGAAGGCGTCGACGCCGGCGTGATCGAGCAGCACGAGCACCAGATGGTGCGCAACGTGTTTCATCTTGATGACAGGCGCCTGTCGTCGCTCATGATCCCGCGCGCCGACATCGAATGGCTCGACGCCTCCCACACCGTGGCGCAGGCGCTGCAGAAGGTGGCCGACGCCGCAGCGCTCAACCTCGTGCATTCGTGGTACCCCGTGTGCCGCAATTCGCTGGACGACGTGGTCGGCGTGATCAGCGTGGCGCACCTGCTGCGCCTGGGCTCGGCCCACACCGGCGCGGTGGGCCAGGAGGCCACGCCCGCCGTGTTCGTGCCCGAGACGCTCACCGGCATGGAGCTGCTCGAGCAGTTCCGCACGCGGGCCGGCCGGCTCGTGTTCGTGGTCGACGAGTACGGCGTGGTGCAGGGCCTCATGACCCCGCGCGACCTGCTCGAAGCCATCACCGGCGAGCTGCAGCCCGGCATGCAGGCCGACGCCTGGGCCCACCAGCGCGCCGACGGCGTGTGGGAGCTCGACGGCCTCATGCCCGTGTCGGAATTGCGCGCGCGCCTGGGCATCCGCGAGCTGCCCGATGAAGAACGCGGGCGCTACAACACCGTGGCCGGCCTGCTGATGTCTGTGTCGGGCCACCTGCCCGCCGTGGGCGAGCACATCGACTGCGCGGGCTGGTGCTTCGAGATCGTGGCGCTCGAAGGGCGCCGCATCGACCGCATCCTGGCCTCGCCGGACCCGGCCTCGCCGCAAGAGAACTGA
- a CDS encoding M20/M25/M40 family metallo-hydrolase translates to MPAVFLLLGHGLAQSAELSPALAERHAQGTYREYFELLALPNDATVPEDIRKNVDWLEQAFRKRGFTTKQLPNSGKPMLYAEFPGSDPARKTVLFYMHLDGQPVIPAQWAQKSPWTPVLKRKTDKGEWEEIDSAPLFSGPLDPEWRVFGRASADDKGPIMMLLAAIDALKAGGGQPAVNVKVILDSEEEKGSPSISQVMQAHRELLRTDAIVIHDGPMHATNRPTLVFGNRGAADARLTVYGAKVPLHSGHYGNYAPNPAQRLASLLATMKDDTGRVTVPGYYDRVKIGEADRKIMAAVPDDEAALKRRLGIARTDKVGANYQEAMQYPSLNVRGMASAAVGDKVANIVPDRAEAEMDLRTTPDSDAPYLGKLIEAHIVKQGYHLVKAAPTDEERARYDKIASFSYRSEGADAAGSPINSPIGQWAYKALTDTFGTSPEPVRIRMMGGTVPTAEIVRVLQVPFAIIPLVNADNNQHAANENLRMGNYVTGVQTVYALMTHGF, encoded by the coding sequence ATGCCCGCAGTCTTTCTGCTGCTGGGCCACGGCCTCGCGCAGTCGGCCGAACTCTCGCCGGCCCTGGCCGAGCGCCATGCGCAGGGCACCTACCGCGAGTACTTCGAGCTGCTGGCCCTGCCTAACGACGCCACCGTGCCGGAAGACATCCGCAAGAACGTCGACTGGCTCGAGCAGGCCTTCCGCAAGCGCGGCTTCACGACGAAGCAGCTGCCCAACAGCGGCAAGCCGATGCTCTACGCCGAGTTCCCGGGGAGCGACCCCGCGCGCAAGACGGTGCTGTTCTACATGCACCTCGACGGCCAGCCGGTGATTCCCGCGCAGTGGGCGCAAAAGAGCCCGTGGACGCCCGTGCTCAAGCGCAAGACGGACAAGGGCGAATGGGAAGAGATCGATTCGGCCCCACTCTTCAGTGGCCCGCTCGACCCCGAGTGGCGTGTGTTCGGCCGGGCCTCGGCCGACGACAAGGGCCCGATCATGATGCTGCTGGCGGCCATCGATGCGCTGAAGGCCGGTGGCGGCCAGCCGGCGGTCAACGTGAAGGTGATCCTCGACAGCGAGGAAGAAAAGGGCTCGCCGTCGATCAGCCAGGTCATGCAGGCGCACCGCGAACTCTTGCGCACCGACGCCATCGTGATCCACGACGGCCCCATGCACGCGACCAACCGGCCCACGCTGGTGTTCGGCAACCGCGGCGCGGCCGATGCGCGGCTCACGGTGTACGGCGCCAAGGTGCCGCTGCACAGCGGGCACTACGGCAACTACGCCCCCAACCCCGCCCAGCGGCTGGCCAGCCTGCTGGCCACGATGAAGGACGACACGGGGCGGGTCACTGTGCCGGGCTACTACGACCGCGTGAAAATCGGCGAGGCCGACCGCAAGATCATGGCCGCCGTGCCCGACGACGAGGCCGCGCTCAAGCGCCGGCTGGGCATCGCGCGCACCGACAAGGTCGGCGCCAACTACCAGGAGGCGATGCAGTACCCCTCGCTGAACGTGCGCGGCATGGCCTCGGCGGCCGTGGGCGACAAGGTGGCGAACATCGTCCCCGACAGGGCCGAGGCCGAGATGGACCTGCGCACCACGCCCGACTCCGACGCGCCGTACCTCGGCAAGCTCATCGAGGCGCACATCGTGAAGCAGGGCTACCACCTCGTGAAGGCCGCGCCGACCGACGAGGAGCGCGCCCGCTACGACAAGATCGCGAGCTTCAGCTACCGCAGCGAAGGCGCCGACGCGGCGGGCTCGCCGATCAATTCACCGATCGGCCAGTGGGCCTACAAGGCGCTGACCGACACCTTCGGCACTTCGCCCGAGCCGGTGCGCATCCGCATGATGGGCGGCACCGTGCCGACGGCGGAAATCGTGCGCGTGCTGCAGGTGCCGTTCGCGATCATTCCGCTGGTGAACGCCGACAACAACCAGCACGCGGCGAACGAGAACCTGCGCATGGGCAACTACGTGACCGGCGTGCAGACGGTCTACGCGCTGATGACCCACGGGTTCTGA
- a CDS encoding ABC transporter ATP-binding protein, translated as MVATVEAEAGVRQAGAQIDIHGVSHWFDVPAGPLQVLDDIDLNVKPGEFVALLGPSGCGKSTLLRLVAGLEPATAGRITQDGAPITRPDPSRIVVFQDPTLYPWRSVWDNVALGLQARGVLKTQRGRVDEALKLVGLTDFAKAFPHQLSGGMAQRVALARALVNDPQLLVLDEPLGKLDSLTRIAMQSELVNLWQRAGFSALLVTHDVEEALFLANRVIVLSDRPARIAAELVVDLPYPRHRGHARLAELRHEALRHLGLDATW; from the coding sequence ATGGTAGCGACCGTTGAAGCTGAAGCGGGTGTGCGCCAGGCCGGCGCGCAGATCGACATCCACGGCGTGAGCCACTGGTTCGATGTGCCGGCGGGTCCGCTGCAGGTGCTCGACGACATCGACCTCAACGTGAAGCCCGGCGAGTTCGTCGCGCTGCTCGGGCCCAGCGGTTGCGGCAAGTCGACGCTGCTGCGCCTCGTGGCCGGACTGGAGCCCGCCACGGCCGGACGCATCACACAGGACGGCGCACCCATCACGCGGCCCGACCCGTCGCGCATCGTCGTCTTCCAGGACCCGACGCTTTACCCCTGGCGCAGCGTGTGGGACAACGTGGCGCTCGGCCTGCAGGCGCGTGGCGTGCTCAAGACGCAGCGCGGGCGCGTCGACGAGGCGCTGAAGCTCGTCGGCCTCACCGACTTTGCCAAAGCCTTTCCGCACCAGCTCTCGGGCGGCATGGCGCAGCGCGTTGCGCTGGCGCGTGCGCTGGTTAACGACCCGCAGCTGCTGGTGCTCGACGAGCCGCTGGGCAAGCTCGACTCGCTGACGCGCATCGCGATGCAGAGCGAGCTGGTCAACTTGTGGCAGCGCGCGGGCTTCTCGGCGCTGCTGGTGACGCATGACGTGGAAGAAGCGCTGTTCCTCGCCAACCGCGTGATCGTGCTGAGCGACCGGCCAGCGCGCATCGCGGCGGAGCTCGTGGTCGACCTGCCGTACCCGCGGCATCGTGGCCATGCGCGTCTTGCCGAGCTGCGTCACGAAGCGCTGCGCCACTTGGGGCTCGACGCCACCTGGTGA
- a CDS encoding LysR family transcriptional regulator: MPSRRLQETSLRYFLEVARTGSLTEAAARLNVSISAVSRQVAALETLMGVPLFERRPRGMVPSAAGELLAAHALRGALEAERVLSDIQALQGPLSGRVRIACSSGFANEFLPRTIAAFREQYPGVRFRLDATGPTQVSDAVLLGEADIGLTYSRAAVRGIRVEHRQPASVFVVMRPDHVLAASRSVTLAQMQPFPVALSSPENTVRQLFDVACSNRGLVFEPVLVSNRFEAIAHFVLQGGGLGITGEITVRDRVQRGELVAAEIREPGMRGRSVELQTLADRTLPEVVRTFLDYLREQLPAPGAPSKRTRGTSDVRASRPLTSPRTAA; the protein is encoded by the coding sequence ATGCCCAGCCGCCGCCTGCAGGAAACCTCGCTGCGCTACTTCCTCGAAGTGGCCCGCACCGGCTCGCTCACCGAGGCCGCCGCGCGGCTGAACGTCAGCATCTCGGCCGTCAGCCGCCAGGTGGCCGCGCTCGAAACCTTGATGGGCGTGCCGCTGTTCGAGCGCCGCCCGCGCGGCATGGTGCCCAGCGCCGCGGGCGAATTGCTGGCGGCGCACGCCCTGCGCGGCGCGCTGGAGGCCGAGCGCGTGCTGTCGGACATCCAGGCGCTGCAGGGGCCGCTGAGCGGTCGGGTGCGCATCGCGTGCTCCTCGGGCTTTGCCAACGAGTTCCTGCCTCGCACCATCGCGGCGTTTCGCGAACAATACCCGGGCGTGCGCTTCCGGCTCGATGCCACCGGCCCGACGCAGGTGAGCGACGCCGTGCTGCTCGGCGAAGCGGACATCGGCCTCACCTACAGCCGCGCGGCGGTGCGCGGCATCCGGGTCGAGCATCGCCAGCCGGCGTCGGTGTTCGTGGTCATGCGGCCCGACCATGTGCTGGCCGCCTCGCGCAGCGTGACGCTGGCGCAGATGCAGCCCTTTCCCGTCGCACTCAGCAGCCCCGAGAACACGGTGCGCCAGCTGTTCGACGTGGCCTGCAGCAACCGCGGCCTCGTGTTCGAGCCCGTGCTGGTGAGCAACCGCTTCGAGGCGATCGCCCATTTCGTGCTGCAGGGCGGCGGCCTGGGCATCACGGGCGAGATCACGGTGCGCGACCGCGTGCAGCGCGGCGAGCTGGTGGCGGCCGAGATCCGCGAGCCCGGCATGCGCGGGCGCTCGGTCGAGCTGCAGACGCTGGCCGACCGCACGCTGCCGGAGGTGGTGCGCACGTTTCTGGACTACCTGCGGGAGCAGTTGCCGGCGCCGGGTGCGCCATCGAAGAGGACGCGAGGCACGTCCGACGTACGGGCCTCGCGCCCCCTCACTTCGCCGCGAACGGCAGCGTGA
- a CDS encoding AraC family transcriptional regulator: MTHSAATAPERPLAPPGVAHSHFDLRAEPPDRQFLAWRARVGHVMDALPTRDALERPFNAAIDRYDMGGLVFTECRSDTLVLERSLARVSTDSVRDFVFHVFEEGGVDDLRVRATPGARRKGEPPPAPAGTPTILALDMNQPVRMRRHDCRVHTFFVPGALVQETFPDPEALHGRTLACTTPLARLAAGHAISLARDIGGMTPAAAQSAVRTGAQLVVSAFGKQAGFDGNARAAARAAMFDQVRRHVQTHLHRADLTPESVLAALQLSRPTLYRMFQHEGGLGSYIRSLRLRQAANDLARYPHVMVTDIAYGAGFGSASDFSRAFRRTYGIAPQDFRVQALERRP, encoded by the coding sequence ATGACGCACAGCGCCGCCACAGCTCCTGAACGCCCCCTTGCTCCCCCGGGCGTGGCGCACAGCCACTTCGATCTGCGCGCGGAACCGCCCGACCGGCAGTTCCTGGCCTGGCGCGCGCGTGTCGGCCATGTGATGGACGCGCTGCCCACGCGCGACGCGCTCGAGCGCCCCTTCAACGCCGCGATCGACCGCTACGACATGGGCGGCCTGGTCTTCACCGAGTGCCGCTCCGACACGCTGGTGCTGGAGCGCTCGCTGGCCCGCGTGTCGACCGACAGCGTGCGCGACTTCGTCTTCCATGTGTTCGAGGAAGGCGGCGTGGACGACCTGCGGGTGCGCGCCACACCGGGCGCGCGCCGCAAGGGAGAACCGCCGCCCGCCCCCGCCGGCACGCCCACGATCCTCGCGCTGGACATGAACCAGCCGGTGCGCATGCGGCGCCACGACTGCCGGGTCCACACCTTCTTCGTGCCCGGCGCGCTGGTGCAGGAAACCTTCCCCGACCCCGAGGCCCTGCACGGTCGCACGCTCGCCTGCACCACGCCGCTGGCGCGGCTGGCGGCGGGGCATGCGATCTCGCTGGCGCGCGACATCGGCGGCATGACGCCGGCAGCGGCCCAGAGCGCGGTGCGCACGGGTGCGCAGCTGGTGGTGTCGGCCTTCGGCAAGCAGGCCGGCTTTGACGGCAACGCGCGCGCGGCGGCACGCGCCGCCATGTTCGACCAGGTGCGCCGCCACGTGCAGACCCACCTGCACCGCGCCGACCTCACGCCCGAGAGCGTTCTGGCCGCGCTGCAGCTGTCGCGCCCCACGCTGTACCGCATGTTCCAGCACGAGGGCGGACTGGGCAGCTACATCCGCAGCCTGCGGTTGCGCCAGGCGGCGAACGACCTCGCGCGCTATCCGCATGTGATGGTGACCGACATCGCCTACGGCGCGGGCTTTGGCAGCGCCTCGGACTTCAGCCGCGCCTTTCGCCGTACCTATGGCATCGCGCCGCAGGACTTCCGCGTGCAGGCGCTTGAACGGCGGCCCTAA
- a CDS encoding symmetrical bis(5'-nucleosyl)-tetraphosphatase, translating into MSLYCIGDVQGCDAPLGRLLDKIDFSPSRDTLVVLGDLVNRGPDSAAVLRRLQGYGASALSLLGNHDLHLLGVAHGVRKGGRKDTVADLLAAPDSEAMLDWLRAQHMALHLQVGGGDLLMVHAGVLPQWTVGETLALASEVESVLRGPALGDFLHEMYGNTPDHWDDALTGHARLRVIVNALTRLRYCTPEGVMEFESKDGSIPGPEGYLPWFDVPGRKTAAATVAFGHWSTLGWLSRPDLLSTDTGCVWGGCLSAVRFGATLDQRELIQVNCEQAQKPGKEA; encoded by the coding sequence ATGTCACTTTACTGTATCGGCGACGTCCAGGGCTGCGATGCCCCCCTGGGCCGGCTGCTCGACAAGATCGATTTCTCCCCCAGCCGCGACACCCTCGTGGTGCTCGGCGACCTGGTGAACCGGGGTCCCGATTCGGCCGCGGTGCTGCGCCGCCTGCAGGGCTACGGCGCCTCGGCGCTGAGCCTGCTGGGCAACCACGACCTGCACCTGCTGGGCGTGGCGCACGGCGTGCGCAAGGGCGGCCGCAAGGACACGGTGGCCGACCTGCTGGCCGCCCCCGACAGCGAGGCGATGCTCGACTGGCTGCGCGCGCAGCACATGGCGCTGCACCTGCAGGTCGGCGGCGGCGACCTGCTGATGGTGCACGCGGGCGTGCTGCCGCAGTGGACCGTCGGCGAGACGCTCGCGCTGGCGTCAGAGGTCGAGTCGGTGCTGCGCGGCCCCGCACTGGGCGACTTCCTGCACGAGATGTACGGCAACACGCCCGACCACTGGGACGACGCACTCACGGGCCATGCGCGGCTGCGCGTGATCGTCAATGCGCTGACGCGGCTGCGCTACTGCACGCCCGAGGGCGTGATGGAGTTCGAGAGCAAGGACGGTTCGATTCCCGGCCCCGAGGGCTACCTGCCGTGGTTCGACGTGCCGGGCCGCAAGACGGCCGCGGCCACCGTCGCCTTCGGCCACTGGTCGACGCTGGGTTGGCTCTCGCGGCCCGACCTGCTGTCGACCGACACGGGCTGCGTGTGGGGCGGATGCCTCAGTGCGGTGCGCTTCGGCGCGACGCTGGACCAGCGCGAACTGATCCAGGTGAATTGCGAGCAGGCGCAGAAACCCGGCAAAGAAGCCTGA
- a CDS encoding alkaline phosphatase PhoX, translating into MTDSTQPRSPFPTIPLDLPQRRAFLQRSFATAGAVTLPAFLAACGGGGGGGAVGFPPLAGLPPSPPPAPDAPAPAPAPVEPPVKKSPFAEFSELQPADANGVMLPKGFSSRIVARSGSVAAGSYTWHGAPDGGAVYPGADGGWIYVSNSEIKANGGGVGALRFDANGTLVDAYPILKGTTTNCAGGPTPWNTWLSCEEYSGGMVWECNPAKPWVDASSAPSLPALGLFAHEAVCVDPVHKTLYLTEDASGGRVYRFVCDAVDWPEGADRAAMKTGRLQVLKVKDIANDLDLAAPAQAALKDFSKPQPVEWLDVINADKAQSTVRSGMRTAGLTPPGAIFTKAEGIWFFAGIVYFVTSFNARIWAYDTKNETLEVIYDGKGKDPATHSIDEPDNLTISALGDILVAEDAGNLEIGVLRIEAGTSQPLMRLEGHDDSEVTGPALSPDGTRLYFSSQRGVGKTGLGITFEITLPFAAK; encoded by the coding sequence ATGACCGACAGCACGCAGCCCCGCTCGCCATTCCCCACCATTCCCCTCGACCTTCCCCAGCGCCGCGCCTTCCTGCAACGCTCCTTTGCGACCGCAGGCGCCGTGACGCTGCCGGCCTTTCTGGCGGCCTGCGGCGGCGGCGGTGGTGGCGGTGCGGTCGGCTTCCCGCCCCTGGCGGGCCTGCCGCCGAGTCCGCCGCCTGCGCCGGACGCACCGGCTCCGGCGCCCGCACCGGTCGAGCCGCCCGTCAAGAAGAGTCCGTTCGCCGAGTTCTCCGAGCTGCAGCCCGCCGATGCCAACGGCGTCATGCTGCCCAAGGGCTTCAGCTCGCGCATCGTCGCCCGGTCGGGCAGCGTGGCCGCGGGCAGCTACACGTGGCACGGCGCGCCGGATGGCGGCGCCGTGTACCCGGGCGCCGACGGCGGCTGGATCTACGTCAGCAACTCGGAAATCAAGGCGAACGGCGGCGGTGTCGGCGCATTGCGTTTCGACGCCAACGGCACGTTGGTCGATGCGTACCCGATCCTGAAAGGCACGACGACGAACTGCGCCGGCGGCCCCACGCCTTGGAACACCTGGCTGTCATGCGAGGAATATTCCGGCGGCATGGTCTGGGAATGCAACCCCGCCAAGCCCTGGGTGGACGCCAGCAGCGCGCCGAGCCTGCCCGCGCTGGGGCTCTTTGCGCACGAGGCCGTGTGCGTCGATCCGGTCCACAAGACGCTCTACCTCACCGAAGACGCCTCGGGCGGCCGCGTCTACCGCTTTGTCTGCGACGCCGTCGACTGGCCCGAGGGCGCCGACCGCGCCGCCATGAAGACCGGCCGTCTGCAGGTGCTGAAGGTCAAGGACATCGCGAACGACCTCGACCTGGCCGCGCCGGCCCAGGCGGCGCTCAAGGACTTCAGCAAGCCGCAGCCCGTGGAGTGGCTGGACGTGATCAACGCCGACAAGGCGCAGTCGACGGTGCGCAGCGGCATGCGCACCGCGGGCCTCACGCCGCCGGGCGCCATCTTCACCAAGGCCGAGGGCATCTGGTTCTTTGCCGGCATCGTGTATTTCGTGACCTCGTTCAATGCGCGCATCTGGGCCTACGACACGAAGAACGAGACGCTCGAGGTGATCTACGACGGCAAGGGCAAGGACCCCGCCACGCATTCGATCGACGAGCCCGACAACCTGACGATCTCCGCGCTTGGCGACATCCTGGTGGCAGAGGACGCGGGCAACCTCGAGATCGGCGTGCTGCGCATCGAGGCCGGCACCTCGCAGCCGCTCATGCGCCTGGAGGGCCACGACGACAGCGAGGTCACCGGACCGGCGCTTTCGCCCGACGGCACGCGCCTGTACTTCAGCTCGCAGCGCGGCGTCGGCAAGACCGGCCTCGGGATCACCTTCGAGATCACGCTGCCGTTCGCGGCGAAGTGA
- a CDS encoding response regulator transcription factor produces MSKGSAELRAISELDDRPPLSPAVAANAAARLFAQANQLELANLMAAVERGDVWAAARTARQILCDIEEAALETHGLDRTREEASDEGLLSPRELKVLELVAQGWSNRRVAEALHRSDSTVASQIKSIYRKLSVHSRTQAVHEAMRRGLLQPSGATQRRVIRFPVSTPARN; encoded by the coding sequence ATGTCCAAAGGAAGCGCCGAGCTGCGTGCCATTTCGGAACTGGACGACAGGCCGCCCCTGAGCCCCGCTGTGGCCGCCAACGCCGCCGCGCGGCTCTTTGCCCAGGCCAACCAGCTGGAGCTGGCCAACCTGATGGCGGCGGTCGAGCGCGGCGACGTGTGGGCCGCTGCGCGCACGGCGCGGCAGATTCTTTGCGACATCGAGGAAGCCGCGCTGGAAACCCACGGGCTCGACAGGACACGCGAAGAGGCCAGCGACGAGGGCCTGCTCTCGCCGCGCGAACTCAAGGTGCTCGAACTCGTGGCCCAGGGCTGGAGCAACCGGCGCGTGGCCGAGGCGCTGCACCGCTCCGACAGCACGGTCGCCAGCCAGATCAAGAGCATCTACCGCAAGCTGTCGGTCCATTCGCGCACGCAGGCCGTGCACGAGGCCATGCGGCGCGGGCTGCTGCAGCCGTCGGGCGCGACGCAGCGGCGGGTGATCCGTTTTCCGGTTTCCACGCCTGCCCGCAACTGA
- a CDS encoding ABC transporter substrate-binding protein → MTSHLDRSRRQLLAGGLAAATTATLPAFVRAQGRPVLKAGDQKGGLRALLEAAGGLEGLGYDIQWSEFPAAAPLAEALNAGAVDSGPIGDAPLIFALAAGTRVKAIGANRSDAYGTAVLVRPDSPLKTAAELKGKSIATNRGSIGHYVTLKAITAAGLKPEDVNIRFLAPADAKLALTQGSVDAWATWEPYTALAEISRHARVLVSGRGLLPGLSYLAATDAAIAAKRPVLQDFLQRVVKAQRWSYRNVDAFSATLARIIGIPPEAAKLQFERRQQQWVAIDAQVIADQQGTADFYRQVGLIKQPLDVKGTFDTGFGATA, encoded by the coding sequence ATGACCTCGCACCTCGACCGATCGCGCCGCCAGCTGCTTGCCGGCGGCCTTGCTGCCGCCACGACCGCCACCTTGCCTGCCTTCGTGCGTGCACAAGGCCGCCCGGTGCTCAAGGCCGGTGACCAGAAGGGCGGGCTGCGCGCGCTGCTCGAAGCGGCGGGCGGGCTCGAAGGGCTTGGCTACGACATCCAGTGGTCGGAGTTCCCGGCCGCCGCGCCGCTGGCCGAAGCGCTCAACGCGGGCGCGGTCGATTCGGGCCCGATCGGCGATGCGCCGCTGATCTTCGCGCTCGCCGCCGGCACGCGCGTGAAGGCCATCGGCGCAAACCGCTCCGACGCCTACGGCACGGCGGTGCTGGTGAGGCCCGATTCACCGCTGAAGACGGCTGCCGAACTCAAGGGCAAGAGCATCGCCACCAACCGCGGCTCCATCGGCCACTACGTCACGCTCAAGGCGATCACCGCGGCGGGCCTGAAGCCCGAGGACGTGAACATCCGCTTCCTCGCGCCGGCCGACGCCAAGCTCGCGCTCACGCAGGGCTCGGTCGATGCCTGGGCCACGTGGGAGCCCTACACCGCGCTGGCCGAAATCAGCCGTCACGCGCGCGTGCTGGTCAGCGGACGCGGCCTGCTGCCGGGGCTGAGCTACCTCGCCGCGACCGATGCCGCCATTGCCGCCAAGCGGCCGGTGCTGCAGGACTTTCTGCAGCGCGTGGTGAAGGCGCAGCGCTGGTCGTACCGCAACGTCGATGCGTTTTCAGCCACGCTCGCACGCATCATCGGCATTCCGCCCGAGGCGGCGAAGCTGCAGTTCGAGCGCCGCCAGCAGCAGTGGGTGGCCATCGACGCGCAGGTCATCGCCGACCAGCAGGGCACGGCCGATTTTTACCGGCAGGTGGGGCTCATCAAGCAGCCGCTCGATGTGAAGGGCACGTTCGACACCGGCTTCGGCGCAACGGCTTAG
- a CDS encoding c-type cytochrome, giving the protein MNSKPEADWLNLLIGLLQGAQLQLLRVLDALGLVQKVHGQPAWPWTHRLSGENLLIDLGQARSLAWTLVCVGVAVLLLLVALVWRRPRWYLLALVPMLLIVAPWPHANVVLVPATPTSFQTSPTGFTAASIAQGRVLYAQHCVSCHGTDGKGEGPLAASLAVWPPNLTGPLLWRRADGDLLWRVLHGTATMPGFGGALDAADAWALIDYMKAQGAGQSLRALGHWPQPVGLPDMAVRCGAQAPRSLAHWRGQRVRVVAGAVAPSEDPRLVTVQLLPPASEATNATADCVADSPAAWEALALIAGTDQLAGMQLIADRDGWLRVRGLPGQAGWSDDDLLCRSDSPPAATAKGAVLPLDGLGALIARMDAEPVRFVKGGFIH; this is encoded by the coding sequence ATGAACAGCAAGCCCGAGGCCGATTGGCTCAACCTGCTGATCGGCCTGCTTCAGGGCGCCCAACTGCAGCTGTTGCGCGTGCTCGATGCGCTCGGCCTCGTGCAAAAGGTTCACGGCCAGCCGGCGTGGCCGTGGACGCACCGGCTGTCGGGTGAGAACCTGCTGATCGACCTGGGACAGGCGCGCAGCCTCGCGTGGACGCTGGTGTGCGTCGGCGTGGCTGTGCTGCTGCTGTTGGTCGCGCTGGTCTGGCGGCGCCCGCGCTGGTACCTGCTCGCGCTGGTGCCGATGCTGCTGATCGTCGCGCCGTGGCCCCATGCGAACGTCGTGCTGGTGCCTGCGACGCCGACAAGCTTCCAAACGTCGCCGACCGGCTTCACGGCCGCATCCATCGCGCAGGGCCGCGTGCTCTACGCGCAGCACTGCGTGAGCTGCCACGGCACCGACGGCAAGGGCGAAGGGCCGCTCGCGGCTTCGCTCGCCGTGTGGCCGCCGAACCTCACGGGCCCGCTGCTGTGGCGTCGCGCCGATGGCGATCTGCTCTGGCGCGTGCTGCACGGCACGGCCACCATGCCCGGCTTCGGCGGCGCGCTCGACGCGGCCGATGCGTGGGCGCTCATCGATTACATGAAGGCGCAAGGCGCGGGCCAGAGCCTGCGTGCGTTGGGCCACTGGCCGCAGCCCGTCGGCCTGCCCGACATGGCGGTGCGTTGCGGCGCACAGGCGCCCCGGTCGCTCGCGCATTGGCGCGGGCAGCGTGTGCGCGTCGTGGCGGGCGCCGTCGCGCCAAGCGAAGACCCGCGGCTGGTGACGGTGCAACTGCTGCCGCCTGCGTCGGAGGCAACGAACGCCACCGCCGATTGCGTCGCCGATTCACCGGCCGCGTGGGAGGCGCTGGCGCTCATCGCAGGCACCGACCAGCTCGCGGGCATGCAGCTCATCGCCGACCGCGACGGCTGGCTGCGCGTGCGCGGCCTGCCGGGGCAGGCCGGCTGGTCCGACGACGACCTGCTGTGCCGCAGCGACAGCCCACCGGCTGCCACGGCGAAGGGGGCAGTGCTGCCGCTCGATGGCCTGGGCGCGCTCATCGCCCGCATGGACGCCGAGCCGGTGCGCTTCGTCAAGGGCGGCTTCATCCACTGA